One genomic window of Streptomyces sp. WP-1 includes the following:
- a CDS encoding acyl-CoA dehydrogenase family protein: MAEFTMELNDEQKEVRDWLHGFAADVIRPAAAEWDEREETPWPVIQEAAKVGIYSLDFYAQQYFDPTGLGIPMAMEELFWGDAGIALSIVGTGLAAVGVLANGTEEQIGTWIPQMYGDATDVKVAAFCSSEPDAGSDVASMRTRAVYDEAKDEWVINGTKTWATNGGIANVHVVVAVVDPELGSKGHASFIIPPGTRGLAQGQKFKKHGIRASHTAEVVLEDVRVPGSCLLGGKEKLDERLARAREKAKAAGGERVKNAAMATFEASRPAVGAMAVGTARAAYEVALEYARTREQFGRPIIDNQGVAFQLADMRTQIDAARLLVWRASWMAISGKRFTAAEGSMSKLFASETAKKVTAQAIQILGGNGYTREYPVERMHRDAAIYTIFEGTSEIQRLVIARTLSGMPIR, translated from the coding sequence ATGGCCGAGTTCACCATGGAGCTGAACGACGAGCAGAAGGAAGTCCGGGACTGGCTCCATGGCTTCGCCGCCGATGTGATCCGGCCCGCGGCCGCCGAGTGGGACGAGCGCGAGGAGACCCCCTGGCCGGTCATCCAGGAGGCCGCGAAGGTCGGCATCTACTCCCTCGACTTCTACGCGCAGCAGTACTTCGACCCCACCGGCCTCGGCATTCCGATGGCCATGGAGGAGCTGTTCTGGGGTGACGCGGGGATAGCCCTGTCCATCGTGGGCACCGGCCTGGCCGCGGTGGGCGTCCTCGCCAACGGCACCGAGGAGCAGATCGGCACCTGGATCCCGCAGATGTACGGCGACGCCACCGACGTCAAGGTCGCCGCGTTCTGCTCCTCCGAACCCGACGCCGGCTCCGACGTGGCCTCCATGCGCACGCGCGCGGTGTACGACGAGGCCAAGGACGAGTGGGTGATCAACGGCACGAAGACCTGGGCGACCAACGGCGGCATCGCCAACGTCCATGTCGTCGTCGCCGTCGTCGACCCCGAGCTGGGCTCCAAGGGCCACGCCTCCTTCATCATTCCGCCGGGCACGCGGGGTCTCGCGCAGGGCCAGAAGTTCAAGAAGCACGGCATCCGCGCCTCGCACACCGCCGAGGTCGTCCTCGAGGACGTGCGGGTTCCCGGTTCCTGCCTGCTCGGCGGCAAGGAGAAGCTGGACGAGCGGCTGGCCCGCGCCCGGGAGAAGGCGAAGGCGGCCGGCGGGGAGAGGGTGAAGAACGCGGCGATGGCCACGTTCGAGGCGTCCCGGCCCGCGGTGGGCGCGATGGCCGTCGGCACCGCCCGCGCCGCCTATGAGGTCGCGCTCGAATACGCCCGGACGCGGGAGCAGTTCGGGCGGCCCATCATCGACAACCAGGGCGTCGCCTTCCAGCTCGCCGATATGCGCACGCAGATCGACGCGGCGCGGCTGCTGGTGTGGCGGGCGTCCTGGATGGCCATCAGCGGCAAGCGGTTCACGGCCGCCGAGGGCTCGATGTCGAAGCTGTTCGCCAGCGAGACCGCGAAGAAGGTGACCGCGCAGGCGATCCAGATCCTGGGCGGGAACGGGTACACCCGGGAATACCCGGTGGAGCGCATGCACCGCGACGCGGCCATTTACACGATTTTCGAGGGGACGAGCGAGATCCAGCGGCTCGTCATCGCGCGGACGCTTTCCGGAATGCCCATCCGGTAG
- a CDS encoding cytochrome P450: protein MTETEEATLTEAVPPVRHWPALDLDGTDFDPVLAELMREGPVTRIQLPNGEGWAWLITRHDDVRMVTNDPRFGREAVMDKPVTRLAPHFIPDRGAVGFLDPPDHTRLRRSVTAAFTAKGVERVREKARGMLDEQIDQLLKDGPPADLTAAILSPFPIAVICELMGVPAADRHDMHEWTQLILSSAHGKEVSERAKREMSAYFSGLVGARAGSTAEDVTSLLGAAVSEGEVTLEEAVGLAVLLQIGGEAVTNNSGQMFYLLLTRPELAERLRREPEIRPKAIDELLRYIPHRNAVGLSRIALEDVEIRGVRIRAGDAVYVSYLAANRDPEVFPDPEEIDFSRCPNPHVSFGFGPHYCPGGQLARLESELLVDALLDRIPGLKLAVPAEEVPFKKGALIRGPEALPVMW from the coding sequence ATGACGGAGACCGAGGAGGCGACGCTCACCGAGGCCGTGCCGCCGGTCCGCCACTGGCCGGCGCTCGACCTCGACGGAACCGACTTCGACCCGGTGCTCGCCGAGCTGATGCGCGAGGGCCCGGTCACCCGGATCCAGCTGCCCAACGGCGAGGGCTGGGCGTGGCTGATCACCCGGCACGACGATGTGCGCATGGTGACCAACGACCCGCGCTTCGGCCGCGAGGCGGTCATGGACAAGCCGGTCACCCGGCTCGCCCCGCACTTCATCCCGGACCGCGGCGCGGTCGGCTTCCTGGACCCGCCCGACCACACGCGGCTGCGCCGCTCGGTCACCGCGGCCTTCACCGCCAAGGGCGTGGAGCGGGTGCGGGAGAAGGCGCGCGGCATGCTGGACGAGCAGATCGACCAGCTCCTGAAGGACGGCCCGCCGGCCGATCTGACGGCGGCGATCCTCAGCCCGTTCCCGATCGCGGTGATCTGCGAGCTGATGGGCGTCCCGGCCGCCGACCGGCACGACATGCACGAGTGGACCCAGCTGATCCTGTCCTCCGCGCACGGCAAGGAGGTCAGCGAGCGGGCCAAGCGCGAGATGAGCGCGTACTTCTCCGGCCTCGTCGGGGCGCGCGCGGGCAGCACGGCCGAGGACGTCACCTCGCTGCTGGGCGCCGCCGTGAGCGAGGGCGAGGTCACCCTGGAGGAGGCCGTCGGACTCGCCGTCCTCCTCCAGATCGGCGGCGAGGCGGTCACCAACAACAGCGGGCAGATGTTCTATCTGCTGCTGACCCGCCCCGAACTGGCCGAACGGCTGCGCCGCGAACCGGAGATCCGCCCGAAGGCGATCGACGAGCTGCTGCGGTACATCCCGCACCGCAACGCGGTCGGCCTGTCCCGGATCGCCCTGGAGGACGTGGAGATCAGGGGCGTGCGCATCCGCGCGGGCGACGCGGTCTACGTGTCGTACCTGGCCGCGAACCGCGACCCGGAGGTCTTCCCCGACCCGGAGGAGATCGACTTCTCCCGGTGTCCCAACCCGCATGTGTCGTTCGGCTTCGGGCCGCACTACTGCCCGGGCGGACAGCTCGCCCGGCTGGAGTCCGAGCTGCTGGTCGACGCGCTGCTGGACCGGATCCCGGGGCTGAAGCTGGCCGTGCCGGCCGAGGAGGTGCCCTTCAAGAAGGGCGCGCTGATCCGCGGTCCCGAGGCCCTGCCCGTGATGTGGTGA
- the def gene encoding peptide deformylase yields MRHGSIPGVHGRVRPLTLLGDPCLRERCADVTDFGPGLATLVEDLFATMYAAQGVGLAANQIGVPLRVFVYDCPDDDDVRHLGHVVNPRLVATDGIVLRGPEGCLSLPGLEAGTERYDHAVVEGFTVTGAPVTVQGTGFFARCLQHECDHLAGRVYADRVTGWRGRRLERQIGRAAWSR; encoded by the coding sequence ATGCGACACGGTTCCATTCCGGGCGTCCACGGGCGCGTCCGGCCCCTCACCCTGCTCGGCGACCCCTGCCTGCGCGAACGCTGCGCGGACGTCACCGACTTCGGCCCCGGCCTGGCGACGCTCGTGGAGGATCTGTTCGCCACGATGTACGCGGCCCAGGGGGTGGGCCTGGCCGCGAATCAGATCGGGGTGCCGCTGCGGGTGTTCGTCTACGACTGCCCGGACGACGACGATGTCCGGCATCTCGGACATGTGGTGAATCCCCGCCTGGTGGCGACGGACGGGATCGTGCTGCGGGGTCCCGAGGGCTGCCTGTCCCTGCCGGGTCTGGAGGCGGGCACGGAGCGGTACGACCATGCCGTGGTCGAGGGTTTCACGGTCACCGGCGCGCCCGTCACCGTCCAGGGCACGGGCTTCTTCGCGCGCTGCCTCCAGCACGAGTGCGACCACCTGGCGGGCCGGGTGTACGCGGACCGTGTCACGGGGTGGCGCGGGCGGCGGCTGGAGCGGCAGATCGGGCGGGCCGCCTGGAGCCGGTGA
- a CDS encoding cupin domain-containing protein: MTTVEGLTSASVDGLLVPPGQGRVVETPAQRVTFKVTGTHSRMASTFEVEVPPGFDVGAHVHTRSEELFYVLEGELDVLAFEPRIRTPDSWKGWESSSGNRVVRATPGTVIVVPPGCPHAFANPTDTPAKMFFQASPPPDHERYFEELLEILRDGGPPDQEAIEALRLKYDIEQLTPLKHR, from the coding sequence ATGACGACGGTCGAAGGGCTGACATCGGCATCGGTCGACGGGCTGCTCGTGCCGCCGGGCCAGGGCCGGGTGGTGGAGACGCCCGCACAGCGGGTCACGTTCAAGGTCACCGGCACGCACTCGCGGATGGCCTCCACCTTCGAGGTGGAGGTCCCTCCGGGCTTCGACGTCGGCGCCCATGTGCACACCCGCAGCGAGGAGTTGTTCTACGTCCTGGAGGGCGAGCTGGACGTGCTCGCCTTCGAGCCCCGCATCCGCACCCCCGACAGCTGGAAGGGGTGGGAGTCGAGTTCGGGCAACCGGGTGGTCCGGGCGACCCCGGGCACGGTGATCGTCGTACCGCCGGGCTGTCCGCACGCCTTCGCGAACCCCACGGACACCCCCGCCAAGATGTTCTTCCAGGCGAGCCCGCCGCCCGATCACGAGCGCTATTTCGAGGAACTCCTCGAAATCCTCCGCGACGGCGGCCCGCCCGACCAGGAGGCGATAGAGGCGTTGCGGCTGAAGTACGACATCGAACAGCTGACGCCTTTGAAACACCGCTGA
- a CDS encoding NUDIX domain-containing protein, whose product MTVRTTKRSAGLLVYRRADDGLEVLLGHMGGPLWAKKEAGAWTVPKGEYEADEPPWEAALREFQEELGFAPPDGEAVPLGEVVQRNGKVVTAWALAGDPDLTGFSPGTFTMEWPPRSGRQTEFPELDRVAWLGLAKAREVIVTAQAAFLDRLAEHSD is encoded by the coding sequence GTGACGGTGCGTACGACGAAACGCAGTGCGGGACTGCTGGTGTACCGGCGCGCCGACGACGGGCTCGAAGTGCTGCTCGGCCATATGGGCGGCCCGCTGTGGGCGAAGAAGGAGGCCGGCGCCTGGACCGTGCCCAAGGGCGAGTACGAGGCCGACGAGCCCCCGTGGGAGGCGGCCCTGCGGGAGTTCCAGGAGGAGCTGGGCTTCGCGCCGCCCGACGGGGAGGCCGTACCGCTCGGCGAGGTGGTGCAGCGCAACGGCAAGGTCGTCACGGCCTGGGCGCTGGCCGGGGACCCGGACCTGACCGGCTTCAGCCCCGGCACCTTCACCATGGAGTGGCCGCCGCGCTCGGGGCGGCAGACGGAGTTCCCGGAGCTGGACCGGGTGGCCTGGCTCGGCCTGGCGAAGGCCCGCGAGGTGATCGTCACGGCGCAGGCCGCGTTTCTCGACCGGCTGGCGGAGCACTCGGACTGA
- a CDS encoding TetR family transcriptional regulator: protein MDTTQRTDQQRSADRRRRELLEAADRVVLRDGPQASMNAIAAEAGITKPILYRHFGDKGGLYAALAKRHTDALLSSLRAALDAPAERRERVESTLDTYLAAIEARPQVYRFLMHPSEGSTGGDQGFDVGKHSAPLLRRMGEDLAQVIEERVDLGPGSQRLARVWGHGIVGMMHAAGDWWLGERPCPRAELVRSLADLLWGRLAAAGDRVGGPGF from the coding sequence ATGGACACCACACAGCGGACCGATCAGCAGCGGTCCGCCGACCGCCGACGGCGCGAGCTGCTGGAGGCCGCCGACCGGGTGGTGCTCCGCGACGGCCCGCAGGCGTCGATGAACGCGATCGCCGCCGAGGCGGGGATCACCAAGCCCATCCTCTACCGGCACTTCGGCGACAAGGGCGGACTCTACGCCGCGCTCGCCAAGCGGCACACCGACGCCCTGCTGTCCTCCCTGCGGGCCGCGCTCGACGCCCCGGCGGAGCGGCGCGAGCGGGTGGAGTCCACACTGGACACCTACCTCGCCGCCATCGAGGCCCGGCCCCAGGTGTACCGGTTCCTGATGCACCCCTCCGAGGGCAGCACCGGCGGCGACCAGGGCTTCGACGTCGGCAAGCACAGCGCCCCGCTGCTGCGGCGGATGGGCGAGGACCTGGCCCAGGTCATCGAGGAGCGGGTGGACCTCGGCCCCGGCAGCCAGCGGCTCGCCCGGGTCTGGGGGCACGGGATCGTCGGCATGATGCACGCGGCCGGCGACTGGTGGCTCGGCGAACGTCCCTGCCCCCGCGCCGAGTTGGTGCGCTCGCTGGCCGACCTGCTGTGGGGGCGGCTCGCGGCCGCCGGGGACCGGGTGGGCGGCCCCGGGTTCTGA
- a CDS encoding MurT ligase domain-containing protein yields MAGNSDPLTPRAKLAVTAGKAVAAASRAAGRGSGSVIGGKIALRLDPDLLARLAQNLDVILVSATNGKTTTTRLIAEALRAAGPVVSNALGANMPAGITSALAGGSDAKFGVIEVDEKYLAGVARDTDPKCIALLNLSRDQLDRAAETRMLAENWREGLAGSKAVVIANCDDPLVVWAASSSPNVVWVAAGQMWKDDAWSCPSCGGVMQRPGDDWYCGECGFRRPTPTWALSGDHVLDPHGSAWPIHLQLPGRANKANAASSAAVAAVFGVPPQVALERMYQVQAVAGRYDVVQFQNRDLRLLLAKNPAGWLETFSLIDPPPTPVILSVNARGADGTDTSWLWDVDYTRLTGHPIFVLGDRKLDLAVRLEVANQHFQVCENLDQAVQLCPPGRIEVIANYTAFQDLRRRVGN; encoded by the coding sequence ATGGCAGGCAACTCGGACCCGCTCACGCCGCGGGCCAAGCTGGCCGTGACCGCGGGCAAGGCGGTCGCGGCGGCATCGCGGGCCGCCGGACGTGGCAGCGGATCGGTGATCGGGGGCAAGATCGCGCTCAGACTCGACCCCGACCTCCTGGCGCGGCTGGCCCAGAACCTGGACGTCATCCTGGTGTCCGCCACCAACGGCAAGACCACCACCACCCGGCTCATCGCGGAGGCGCTGCGCGCCGCGGGCCCGGTCGTGTCGAACGCGCTCGGCGCCAACATGCCGGCCGGTATCACCTCCGCCCTCGCGGGCGGCTCGGACGCCAAGTTCGGCGTCATAGAGGTCGACGAGAAGTACCTGGCCGGGGTGGCCCGGGACACCGACCCGAAGTGCATCGCGCTGCTGAACCTCTCCCGCGACCAGCTCGACCGCGCCGCCGAGACCCGGATGCTCGCCGAGAACTGGCGCGAGGGCCTGGCCGGCTCCAAGGCGGTCGTCATCGCCAACTGCGACGACCCGCTCGTCGTATGGGCCGCCTCCTCGTCCCCGAACGTGGTCTGGGTCGCGGCCGGGCAGATGTGGAAGGACGACGCCTGGTCCTGCCCGTCCTGCGGTGGCGTGATGCAGCGCCCCGGCGACGACTGGTACTGCGGCGAGTGCGGCTTCCGCCGGCCCACGCCCACCTGGGCGCTGTCCGGGGACCACGTCCTCGACCCGCACGGCTCCGCCTGGCCGATCCACCTCCAGCTGCCGGGCCGCGCCAACAAGGCCAACGCGGCCAGCTCAGCGGCCGTCGCCGCCGTCTTCGGGGTGCCGCCGCAGGTCGCCCTGGAGCGGATGTACCAGGTGCAGGCGGTGGCCGGCCGGTACGACGTCGTGCAGTTCCAGAACCGCGATCTGCGCCTGCTGCTGGCCAAGAACCCGGCCGGCTGGCTGGAGACCTTCTCGCTGATCGACCCGCCGCCCACCCCGGTGATCCTGTCCGTGAACGCCCGCGGGGCCGACGGCACCGACACCTCCTGGCTGTGGGACGTCGACTACACCCGGCTCACCGGTCACCCGATCTTCGTGCTCGGTGACCGCAAGCTGGACCTCGCGGTGCGCCTGGAGGTCGCGAACCAGCACTTCCAGGTCTGCGAGAACCTCGACCAGGCCGTGCAGCTGTGCCCGCCCGGCCGGATCGAGGTCATCGCGAACTACACCGCGTTCCAGGACCTGCGCCGCCGCGTCGGCAACTGA
- a CDS encoding NADP-dependent succinic semialdehyde dehydrogenase: protein MPIATVNPANGETLKTYEAMGEEELERRLQLAEATFRTYRTTSFAERARLLNRAADLLEEDQQEIGRVMTTEMGKPVKQARAEAVKCAKTMRWYAEHAEALLADEEPAEADVRDSGAARVRVRYRPLGPVLAVMPWNFPLWQVIRFAAPALMAGNVGLLKHASNVPQTALYLEDLFHRAGFTEGCFQTLLVGSAAVDDLLRDERIKAATLTGSEPAGRAVAATAGKMIKKTVLELGGSDPFVVMPSADVDRAAEVAVTARVQNNGQSCIAAKRFIVHRDVYDAFAERFVAGMKALKVGDPLEEDTEVGPLSSEQGRTDLEELVDDAKRSGAEVLCGGARPDGPGWYYPPTVLAGITREMRVHREEAFGPVATLYRADDLDEALLIANDSPFGLSSNVWTREESEVERFARDLEAGAVYVNGMTASHPAFPFGGVKRSGYGRELSGHGMREFCNITTVWQSA from the coding sequence ATGCCCATCGCGACGGTGAACCCGGCGAACGGCGAGACGCTCAAGACGTACGAGGCCATGGGCGAGGAGGAGCTGGAACGCCGGCTCCAGCTCGCCGAGGCCACGTTCCGCACGTACCGGACGACCTCGTTCGCCGAGCGCGCCCGGCTGCTGAACCGGGCCGCCGACCTGCTGGAGGAGGACCAGCAGGAGATCGGCAGGGTCATGACCACCGAGATGGGCAAGCCGGTCAAGCAGGCCCGCGCGGAGGCCGTCAAGTGCGCCAAGACCATGCGCTGGTACGCGGAGCACGCCGAGGCCCTGCTCGCCGACGAGGAGCCCGCCGAGGCGGACGTCCGCGACTCCGGGGCGGCCCGGGTGCGGGTCCGCTACCGCCCGCTGGGCCCGGTGCTCGCGGTGATGCCCTGGAACTTCCCGCTCTGGCAGGTGATCCGGTTCGCCGCGCCCGCGCTGATGGCGGGCAACGTGGGCCTGCTCAAGCACGCCTCCAACGTGCCGCAGACGGCCCTGTACCTGGAGGACCTCTTCCACCGGGCGGGCTTCACCGAGGGCTGTTTCCAGACGCTGCTGGTCGGCTCCGCCGCGGTGGACGACCTGCTGCGCGACGAGCGGATCAAGGCGGCCACCCTCACGGGCAGCGAGCCCGCCGGGCGCGCGGTCGCCGCCACCGCCGGGAAGATGATCAAGAAGACGGTCCTGGAGCTGGGCGGCAGCGACCCGTTCGTGGTCATGCCCTCCGCCGACGTCGACCGGGCCGCCGAGGTCGCGGTGACCGCGCGCGTGCAGAACAACGGGCAGTCCTGCATCGCCGCCAAGCGGTTCATCGTGCACCGCGATGTCTACGACGCCTTCGCCGAGCGGTTCGTGGCGGGCATGAAGGCGCTCAAGGTCGGCGACCCGCTGGAGGAGGACACCGAGGTCGGACCGCTCTCCAGCGAGCAGGGCCGCACGGACCTGGAGGAGCTGGTCGACGACGCGAAGCGCTCCGGGGCCGAGGTGCTGTGCGGTGGCGCCCGCCCCGACGGGCCCGGCTGGTACTACCCGCCGACCGTGCTCGCCGGGATCACCCGCGAGATGCGCGTCCACCGCGAGGAGGCGTTCGGACCGGTCGCCACGCTGTACCGGGCCGACGACCTGGACGAGGCGCTGCTCATCGCCAACGACTCCCCGTTCGGGCTGAGTTCGAATGTGTGGACGCGCGAGGAGAGCGAAGTCGAGCGGTTCGCGCGGGACCTGGAGGCCGGGGCGGTGTACGTCAACGGGATGACCGCCTCCCATCCGGCGTTCCCCTTCGGCGGTGTGAAGCGCTCGGGGTACGGACGTGAGCTGTCCGGGCACGGAATGCGGGAGTTCTGCAACATCACCACGGTTTGGCAGAGTGCGTGA
- a CDS encoding DUF6213 family protein gives MNREVTLPLIVDAHGTLQVAAADVSKLLRTVGGRWLRLVETGEQGLDEDTVAELTIELAKLADRIDVACIAHSSGAP, from the coding sequence GTGAACCGCGAAGTGACTCTGCCTCTGATCGTCGACGCCCACGGGACCCTTCAGGTGGCCGCCGCCGATGTGAGCAAGTTGTTGCGGACCGTGGGCGGGCGCTGGCTGCGGCTGGTCGAGACCGGGGAACAGGGGCTGGACGAGGACACGGTGGCCGAGCTGACGATCGAACTCGCCAAGCTGGCCGACCGTATCGACGTCGCGTGCATCGCGCACAGCAGCGGGGCGCCGTAG
- a CDS encoding type III polyketide synthase has protein sequence MATLCRPSVSVPEHVITMEETLELARSRHADHPQLALALRLIENTGVKTRHIVQPIEETLKHPGFEDRNKLYEHEAKARVPAVIQRALDDAELLTTDIDVIIYVSCTGFMMPSLTAWLINEMDFDSTTRQLPIAQLGCAAGGAAINRAHDFCTAYPNANALIVACEFCSLCYQPTDLGVGSLLSNGLFGDGIAAAVVRGRGGRGVKLERNGSYLIPKTEDWIAYDVRATGFHFLLDKRVPTTMEPLAPALKDLAGNHGWDAADLDFYIIHAGGPRILDDLSKFLEVEPNAFRFSRSTLTEYGNIASAVVLDALRRLFDEGGAEERARGLLAGFGPGITAEMTVGRWSDGDGGGR, from the coding sequence ATGGCGACTTTGTGCAGACCCTCGGTGTCGGTCCCGGAGCACGTGATCACGATGGAGGAGACGCTGGAGCTGGCGCGCTCCCGCCACGCGGACCACCCTCAACTGGCGCTGGCACTGAGGCTCATCGAGAACACCGGCGTGAAGACCCGGCACATCGTGCAGCCCATCGAGGAGACCCTCAAGCACCCCGGCTTCGAGGACCGCAACAAGCTCTACGAGCACGAGGCCAAGGCCCGGGTGCCCGCGGTGATCCAGCGGGCGCTGGACGACGCCGAACTCCTGACCACCGACATCGACGTGATCATCTACGTGTCGTGCACGGGCTTCATGATGCCCTCGCTCACGGCCTGGCTGATCAACGAGATGGACTTCGACAGCACCACTCGTCAGCTGCCCATCGCCCAGCTGGGCTGCGCGGCCGGCGGCGCGGCGATCAACCGGGCCCACGACTTCTGCACGGCGTACCCCAACGCCAACGCGCTGATCGTGGCCTGCGAGTTCTGCTCGCTGTGCTACCAGCCCACCGACCTCGGCGTCGGCTCGCTGCTGTCCAACGGCCTGTTCGGTGACGGCATCGCCGCCGCCGTGGTGCGCGGACGCGGCGGCCGGGGCGTCAAGCTGGAGCGCAACGGCTCCTACCTGATCCCGAAGACCGAGGACTGGATCGCCTACGACGTCCGGGCCACCGGCTTCCACTTCCTGCTGGACAAGCGGGTGCCGACCACCATGGAGCCGCTCGCCCCGGCGCTCAAGGACCTGGCGGGCAACCACGGCTGGGACGCGGCCGACCTGGACTTCTACATCATCCACGCCGGCGGCCCCCGCATCCTCGACGACCTCAGCAAGTTCCTGGAGGTCGAGCCGAACGCGTTCCGGTTCAGCCGGTCCACGCTCACCGAGTACGGCAACATCGCGAGCGCCGTCGTGCTGGACGCGCTGCGCCGGCTGTTCGACGAGGGCGGCGCCGAGGAGCGGGCGCGCGGGCTGCTCGCCGGCTTCGGCCCCGGCATCACCGCCGAGATGACGGTCGGCCGCTGGAGCGACGGCGACGGGGGCGGGCGATGA